In a genomic window of Planctomicrobium piriforme:
- the mfd gene encoding transcription-repair coupling factor, with product MAGTTVSLRSLPELIDRLRALESYRTVVAALQRGSSGTIDGAWGSSCALVAAAIAQDAPGPLLLVLPRISDVEDFSADIAALLPAAPTVFPAWETLPKERSVKDAVFGARLRVLQLLESKQPPKVIITAFPALLQPVPSRSVRESGAKLLKIGGQLDIDELLRWLVERGFERVSAIEMPGEFCVHGGIVDIFPPDAIDPIRMELFGDEIESLRFFSVETQRKVSDLKEIQLTAVAPTSDVKNQEEANFLDSLPKEAWIALSELRDVVDEGKRFLQRLENPRGLFGVDGTLARCTSFPTVSVSALNSGSFDTTAHLQVESIERFSGPKAEVIQELAGVLLQDEQVLIACHNAGEKERLQEMIREADPALEQRMQLCLGTVTRGYRLIFSKVVVLSDNELFNRANVRQPTKKTGNRTASRAIDSFLELNEGDLVVHLTHGIGRFQGMQVVERDGNQEEHLVIEFRDGVRIYVPVTLIHLVQKYVGASKSSPRLAKIGGTSWAKNKKKVSEAVSDMAADMLKLQAKRSLQTGLACPPDSKWQQEFDTSFPFVETADQLRAIEDCKGDLIQPRPMDRLICGDVGFGKTEVAMRSAFKVVDAGRQVAVLVPTTVLAEQHFRSFSQRMAEFPIQIASLSRFITKGEQRKVVEKLESGGIDIVIGTHRLVSQDVRFRNLGLLIVDEEQRFGVATKELLKQLRLNVDVLTLSATPIPRTLHLSLLGIRDISNLTTPPQDRLPIETRIARWDADLIRSAIMREFNRSGQVYFVHNRVYDIERVSERLQQIVPEATIAIAHGQMTPDELESSMVKFVNGKADILVATTIIESGLDIPTANTMFIDQAENYGLADLHQLRGRVGRDKHRAYCYLLVSENRSLTGVAARRLKAIEEFSELGAGFKISMRDLEIRGAGNILGTEQSGHISTVGYELYCQLLENAVRRMKELPPRESPHVNLDLPVTAFLPGTYIPPGRQKIDVYRKLSSVCTRDELAEVADEIRDRFGPLPKEAIQFISLKELELMAYTWGVDGIRLEEDRFAVLSYTDDQRIHDLAGRHGRDLRIVDRRNAYLVLPKKGLRGAKLADFLKSVLR from the coding sequence ATGGCTGGGACGACGGTTTCACTCCGGTCGTTACCGGAGTTGATTGACAGGTTACGCGCCCTTGAGTCTTATCGCACGGTGGTCGCCGCGTTACAGCGGGGCTCCAGCGGGACAATCGACGGCGCGTGGGGCTCATCCTGCGCGCTCGTCGCGGCGGCAATCGCTCAAGACGCACCCGGCCCGCTGCTGCTGGTCCTTCCTCGGATCAGCGATGTGGAAGACTTCTCGGCAGACATTGCGGCACTGCTGCCAGCAGCTCCGACAGTGTTCCCGGCCTGGGAGACGTTGCCCAAGGAACGGTCGGTCAAAGACGCCGTGTTCGGGGCACGGCTCAGAGTGCTGCAACTGCTCGAGTCCAAGCAGCCTCCCAAGGTCATCATCACCGCCTTTCCGGCCTTGCTGCAGCCGGTCCCTTCCCGCAGCGTCCGCGAGAGCGGCGCCAAGCTGCTGAAAATCGGCGGGCAGCTCGATATCGATGAGCTGCTGCGGTGGCTGGTCGAACGCGGCTTCGAACGGGTCTCCGCCATCGAGATGCCGGGCGAGTTCTGCGTGCACGGGGGGATTGTCGATATCTTCCCGCCAGATGCCATCGATCCCATCCGCATGGAACTCTTCGGAGACGAAATCGAATCGCTGCGGTTCTTCAGCGTCGAGACGCAGCGGAAGGTCTCGGATCTGAAAGAGATTCAACTGACGGCAGTCGCGCCGACCAGCGACGTGAAGAACCAAGAGGAAGCGAACTTTCTCGATTCGCTGCCGAAGGAAGCCTGGATCGCACTATCCGAGCTGAGAGACGTGGTCGATGAAGGCAAACGCTTCCTGCAGCGGCTTGAGAATCCACGAGGACTGTTCGGGGTCGATGGCACGCTCGCCCGTTGCACCAGCTTTCCCACGGTCAGCGTCTCAGCGTTGAACTCGGGCAGTTTCGATACGACCGCACATCTGCAGGTCGAATCCATCGAACGCTTCAGCGGCCCCAAGGCGGAGGTGATCCAGGAACTCGCCGGCGTACTGTTGCAGGACGAACAGGTACTCATTGCCTGTCACAATGCCGGGGAAAAAGAACGCCTGCAGGAGATGATTCGCGAAGCCGATCCTGCGCTCGAGCAGCGGATGCAGCTCTGCCTGGGGACCGTGACCCGGGGCTATCGGCTCATCTTCTCGAAGGTGGTCGTCCTCAGCGACAACGAGTTGTTCAATCGGGCGAATGTCCGCCAGCCGACGAAGAAGACGGGCAACCGCACTGCCAGTCGGGCCATTGACAGCTTCCTGGAGCTAAATGAAGGAGACCTGGTCGTTCACCTGACGCACGGCATCGGGCGGTTTCAGGGAATGCAGGTGGTCGAACGGGACGGCAACCAGGAAGAGCATCTGGTGATCGAGTTCCGCGACGGCGTGCGGATTTATGTGCCGGTGACGCTGATTCACCTCGTGCAGAAGTATGTCGGTGCCTCGAAATCCTCTCCGCGTCTGGCGAAGATTGGCGGAACGAGCTGGGCCAAGAACAAGAAGAAGGTTTCGGAAGCGGTGTCGGACATGGCCGCCGACATGCTCAAGTTGCAGGCGAAGCGTTCGCTGCAGACGGGCCTGGCCTGTCCCCCTGACAGCAAATGGCAGCAGGAGTTCGATACCTCGTTTCCGTTCGTCGAAACGGCCGACCAGTTACGAGCAATCGAAGACTGCAAGGGCGACCTGATTCAACCCCGGCCGATGGACCGGTTGATTTGCGGCGATGTCGGTTTCGGAAAGACCGAAGTCGCCATGCGGTCGGCGTTCAAGGTGGTGGATGCAGGGCGTCAGGTGGCGGTACTGGTCCCGACGACCGTCCTGGCTGAACAACATTTCCGTTCCTTCAGCCAGCGCATGGCCGAGTTCCCCATTCAGATTGCTTCGCTGTCTCGCTTTATTACCAAAGGCGAACAGCGAAAGGTCGTCGAAAAGCTCGAGTCAGGGGGCATCGACATCGTCATTGGCACCCATCGGCTCGTGTCGCAGGATGTGCGGTTCCGCAACCTGGGCCTCTTGATTGTCGATGAAGAACAACGCTTCGGCGTGGCGACGAAAGAACTGCTGAAACAATTGCGATTGAACGTCGACGTGTTGACCCTTAGCGCGACGCCGATTCCCAGAACGCTGCATCTGTCGTTGCTCGGGATTCGCGATATCTCGAATCTCACCACGCCGCCGCAAGATCGTTTGCCGATTGAAACCCGTATCGCCCGTTGGGATGCTGACCTCATCCGTTCGGCCATCATGCGGGAGTTCAACCGCAGCGGCCAGGTGTACTTCGTACACAACCGCGTCTACGACATTGAGAGAGTCTCGGAGCGTCTGCAACAGATCGTGCCTGAGGCGACAATCGCCATCGCGCATGGTCAGATGACCCCCGACGAACTCGAATCGAGCATGGTCAAGTTCGTCAACGGCAAGGCGGACATTCTGGTTGCCACGACGATCATCGAAAGCGGCCTCGACATTCCGACCGCCAACACGATGTTCATCGATCAGGCCGAGAACTACGGACTGGCCGATCTGCACCAGTTACGAGGACGAGTGGGTCGCGACAAGCATCGCGCGTACTGCTATCTCCTGGTGAGCGAGAATCGCTCTTTGACGGGCGTGGCAGCGCGACGACTGAAAGCGATTGAAGAGTTCAGTGAGCTGGGGGCCGGATTCAAGATCTCGATGCGCGATCTGGAGATTCGAGGCGCCGGCAACATCCTCGGCACCGAACAGAGCGGCCACATCTCGACGGTCGGCTACGAACTCTATTGTCAGCTGCTTGAGAACGCGGTGCGTCGGATGAAGGAACTTCCTCCGCGCGAAAGCCCGCATGTGAATCTCGACCTCCCCGTCACCGCCTTTCTGCCGGGGACGTACATCCCCCCCGGCCGCCAGAAGATCGATGTGTATCGGAAATTGTCGTCGGTCTGCACCCGCGATGAACTGGCCGAGGTGGCCGACGAAATCCGCGACCGGTTCGGCCCCCTGCCGAAAGAGGCGATTCAGTTCATTTCCCTCAAGGAACTGGAGTTGATGGCTTACACCTGGGGGGTGGACGGAATCCGGCTCGAGGAAGATCGCTTCGCCGTCCTGAGCTACACAGATGATCAGCGAATTCACGACCTCGCCGGACGGCATGGAAGGGATCTCCGGATCGTGGACCGGCGGAATGCATACCTAGTTCTGCCGAAGAAGGGGCTCCGAGGGGCAAAATTGGCGGACTTTCTAAAATCCGTGTTGCGTTAA
- a CDS encoding YihY/virulence factor BrkB family protein has protein sequence MLKRITTGWQFFRTVCLEFLRDDCATMAAALAFYAIFSIPPLVLIVISIAGTVWGEQPVEGQMAQELERLFGTVGKNQILELVQMTQQLRYTWIGSGGGYVILLAGATGMVVQFQSALNRVWNVPVEHASGGIRDMLVQRVLSVALIIGIAFLQLASLVLTTSLALFARFASSVAPQATSTLEAASHTMISLAVLTLMLAALFRWLPGDHVHWRDVWVGSLVTALLLTLGKEVLGSYLGSTDPQRYGTAGALVLLLLWIYYSAMILLFGAEFTEVWSRRGKLKLRAATTPPQ, from the coding sequence ATGCTGAAACGAATCACAACAGGCTGGCAGTTCTTTCGAACGGTCTGCCTGGAATTTCTCCGCGATGACTGCGCCACCATGGCTGCGGCGCTCGCGTTTTACGCGATCTTCTCGATTCCGCCGCTGGTGCTGATCGTCATTTCGATCGCCGGCACGGTCTGGGGAGAGCAGCCGGTCGAAGGGCAGATGGCCCAGGAGCTCGAACGGCTTTTCGGAACGGTCGGGAAGAATCAGATCCTGGAACTTGTCCAAATGACACAACAGCTTCGCTACACCTGGATCGGGTCCGGCGGAGGTTACGTCATTCTGCTGGCAGGCGCGACGGGCATGGTGGTGCAGTTTCAATCGGCGCTCAATCGTGTGTGGAACGTTCCGGTCGAACACGCCAGCGGCGGTATTCGAGACATGCTCGTGCAACGCGTATTGTCCGTGGCACTCATCATCGGGATCGCGTTTTTGCAGCTGGCCTCGCTGGTGCTGACGACATCGCTGGCATTGTTCGCCCGTTTCGCGAGTAGCGTGGCGCCGCAAGCGACCAGCACGCTGGAAGCCGCGAGTCATACCATGATCAGCCTGGCGGTACTGACGTTAATGCTGGCCGCGCTGTTCCGCTGGCTCCCAGGCGATCATGTGCATTGGCGCGACGTTTGGGTCGGCTCGCTGGTCACCGCGTTGCTGCTGACGCTCGGCAAAGAAGTCCTCGGGAGTTACCTGGGCAGTACCGACCCTCAACGCTATGGAACCGCCGGCGCACTCGTGTTACTGCTGCTGTGGATCTATTACTCGGCGATGATTCTGCTGTTCGGGGCAGAGTTCACTGAAGTCTGGTCGCGGCGAGGGAAATTGAAGCTCAGAGCGGCGACGACACCGCCTCAATAG
- a CDS encoding Dabb family protein — MKTIALFCVGMALLLFSALLVNSSMADKKKDALLRHVVLFKFKPEATPEQIAALVEAFEKLPGQISEIRDFEWGTDVSPEGLSKGFTHCFFVTFASEAARDAYLPHPAHQAFVAQLKPILEDVTVVDYWTGK, encoded by the coding sequence ATGAAGACGATCGCCCTCTTCTGCGTCGGCATGGCCCTGCTGCTCTTTTCCGCACTGCTGGTGAATTCGAGCATGGCGGACAAGAAGAAAGACGCATTGCTGCGGCATGTCGTGCTGTTCAAGTTCAAGCCTGAGGCCACGCCAGAGCAGATCGCCGCGCTGGTGGAAGCCTTCGAAAAGCTGCCTGGGCAAATCAGCGAGATCCGCGATTTCGAATGGGGCACCGACGTGAGTCCGGAAGGGCTGTCGAAGGGGTTCACCCATTGCTTCTTCGTGACCTTCGCCAGCGAAGCCGCTCGCGACGCCTACCTGCCGCACCCCGCACATCAGGCATTTGTTGCGCAGCTGAAGCCGATTCTCGAAGACGTGACCGTCGTCGATTACTGGACCGGCAAATAG
- a CDS encoding acyl-CoA desaturase — translation MSPTLIDNELPEAPIGTEELSSDLIPANEMDSANDEPGDLPAHVTERPMSVAAQERAELLNYFTPDNLKLANIDWIVASWMIAMHAGCLAAPFFFTWEALAVAAVLHWATCSIGICLTYHRCLSHRSFKLKAPAKMVGMICGSIAGEGTPLMWAATHRVHHGQSDHHGDPHSPLEGPWWSHLWWMMVKSSERKKQLLYQYYAPDLNRDPMVRFFDRTFAIWLWGAGILLLAFGGLSMFLWAMCVRMVLAYHSTWFVNSATHLWGYRNYETTDASRNLWWVALFAYGEGWHNNHHAHPRLARAGHRWWEFDMTWWTICFLRAIGQATNVDDRIPAKNAPQTAN, via the coding sequence ATGTCCCCGACATTGATTGACAATGAACTCCCGGAAGCACCGATCGGCACCGAGGAACTTTCCTCGGATCTGATTCCCGCCAACGAGATGGATTCTGCTAACGACGAACCGGGCGACTTGCCGGCGCATGTGACCGAACGTCCGATGTCGGTTGCCGCCCAGGAGCGTGCCGAGCTGCTGAACTATTTCACCCCGGACAATCTCAAGCTCGCCAACATCGACTGGATTGTGGCCAGCTGGATGATTGCAATGCACGCCGGCTGCCTGGCCGCCCCGTTCTTCTTCACCTGGGAAGCGCTGGCCGTGGCTGCGGTGTTGCACTGGGCCACCTGCAGCATCGGCATCTGTCTCACTTATCACCGCTGCCTGTCGCACCGGTCGTTCAAACTGAAAGCCCCGGCCAAGATGGTCGGGATGATTTGCGGCTCGATCGCCGGCGAAGGCACACCGCTAATGTGGGCGGCCACGCACCGCGTGCATCATGGCCAGTCGGATCATCACGGCGATCCACACTCTCCGCTTGAAGGTCCGTGGTGGTCGCACCTGTGGTGGATGATGGTCAAGAGCAGCGAACGCAAAAAACAGCTCCTCTATCAATACTATGCTCCGGACCTCAATCGCGATCCGATGGTCCGCTTCTTCGACCGCACCTTTGCAATCTGGCTGTGGGGCGCAGGCATCCTGCTCCTGGCTTTCGGCGGATTGTCGATGTTCCTCTGGGCGATGTGCGTTCGCATGGTTCTGGCGTATCACAGCACCTGGTTCGTCAACTCGGCGACCCACCTGTGGGGTTACCGCAACTACGAAACGACCGACGCTTCCCGCAACCTGTGGTGGGTCGCCCTGTTCGCTTACGGCGAAGGCTGGCACAACAACCACCATGCACACCCGCGTCTGGCCCGTGCCGGCCATCGCTGGTGGGAATTCGATATGACCTGGTGGACGATCTGCTTCCTGCGAGCCATCGGCCAGGCGACCAATGTCGACGACCGCATTCCCGCCAAGAATGCACCGCAGACCGCCAACTGA
- a CDS encoding cofactor-independent phosphoglycerate mutase: MKYVLVIPDGCADESQASLGNKTPLQAARVPHMDEVARAGSVGLTDNVPVSMPSGSDVGTMSLFGYDPKVYHTGRAPLEAAAQGIQLGPDDWAIRCNLVTIENERMKSFTAGQVPNDIGRDLITLLQQQHCGDEHWKFYAGVSYRNLLLYRPRGGQAPFAADTFTTPPHDITDQLIEGYLPTGSGSAELRQLMDDSRALFADCEPNRIRLGRGELPVTQTWLWGQGRTPSLMPFQERFGVRGAVITAVDLLRGIGRLLGWDVIEVAGATGYLDTDYAAKGRAAIETLKGGADFVVVHVEATDEASHEGHPDAKVTALEEIDRHIVGPVHAYLKSQGDYRLLVCPDHPTFCRTKTHSHGFVPFAMCGQGISHNGAATYDEVAAKATGDVLPAGHDLMPRFIQG, encoded by the coding sequence ATGAAATACGTTCTGGTCATTCCCGACGGTTGTGCCGACGAGTCTCAGGCATCGCTGGGCAACAAGACGCCGCTGCAGGCGGCCCGCGTTCCACATATGGATGAAGTGGCTCGCGCCGGCTCGGTGGGATTGACGGATAATGTGCCGGTCAGCATGCCCTCCGGCAGCGATGTCGGCACGATGAGCCTGTTCGGTTACGACCCGAAGGTGTACCACACTGGCCGTGCCCCGCTCGAAGCGGCGGCGCAGGGGATTCAGCTCGGTCCCGACGACTGGGCGATTCGCTGTAATCTGGTCACCATCGAAAACGAGCGGATGAAAAGTTTCACCGCCGGTCAGGTTCCCAATGACATCGGACGCGATCTGATCACATTGCTGCAACAGCAGCACTGCGGCGACGAACACTGGAAGTTCTATGCGGGCGTGAGCTATCGCAATTTGCTGCTGTACCGCCCGCGCGGTGGACAGGCCCCGTTCGCGGCCGACACCTTTACCACGCCCCCGCATGACATCACCGACCAGTTGATCGAAGGCTATCTGCCGACCGGATCCGGCTCCGCCGAACTGCGACAACTGATGGACGACAGCCGAGCGCTCTTCGCCGACTGTGAACCCAATCGCATCCGGCTGGGACGGGGAGAACTGCCGGTCACCCAGACCTGGCTGTGGGGACAGGGGCGGACGCCGTCGCTGATGCCGTTTCAGGAACGGTTCGGCGTCCGCGGCGCAGTGATTACCGCCGTCGACTTGTTACGCGGCATCGGGCGACTGTTGGGCTGGGATGTGATCGAAGTCGCGGGCGCGACGGGGTATCTCGACACCGACTATGCCGCCAAGGGCCGCGCCGCGATCGAAACGCTCAAAGGGGGTGCTGATTTCGTCGTCGTGCATGTCGAAGCGACCGACGAAGCGTCACACGAAGGGCATCCTGATGCCAAAGTCACAGCTCTGGAAGAGATTGATCGACACATCGTCGGACCGGTGCATGCGTATCTGAAGTCGCAAGGGGACTACCGGCTGCTGGTCTGTCCCGATCATCCGACCTTCTGCCGGACGAAGACTCACAGCCACGGCTTTGTTCCGTTCGCGATGTGTGGGCAAGGCATCTCTCACAATGGAGCGGCGACTTACGATGAAGTGGCCGCGAAAGCAACCGGAGATGTGCTGCCGGCCGGGCATGATCTGATGCCCCGTTTTATTCAAGGGTGA
- a CDS encoding FHA domain-containing protein: MAQVTFQVVEGLEAGRIFRHVSTPLTIGREEDNDIQLNDERISRFHVKVQEDAGRIILTDLDSTNGTRVNGHPVRLRVLRPGDLVMLGRSVLLVGGPDELKRLTSRLQAKAAEQPPDEDAESQSYGTSAEPSDLSEAFPSGRPPLPRQLSPLQKAELVDLLDYLRTEVLSAVSSPTDEMHTSQGDFVRVQHIQWLRLESLSPEISRMINELINPDDK; the protein is encoded by the coding sequence ATGGCTCAAGTCACATTTCAAGTCGTGGAAGGCCTCGAAGCAGGCCGCATCTTCCGGCACGTTTCCACGCCGCTGACGATCGGGCGCGAAGAGGATAACGACATACAGCTCAATGACGAGCGGATCAGCCGCTTTCATGTCAAGGTGCAGGAAGACGCCGGGCGCATCATCCTCACCGACCTCGACAGCACCAACGGCACCCGCGTCAACGGCCATCCAGTCCGCTTGCGCGTCCTGCGACCTGGCGATCTTGTGATGCTCGGTCGGAGCGTGCTGCTGGTGGGCGGGCCAGACGAACTCAAACGTCTCACATCGAGACTGCAGGCGAAAGCCGCGGAACAACCACCTGACGAGGATGCGGAATCTCAGTCTTACGGAACATCAGCAGAGCCCAGCGACCTCAGTGAAGCGTTCCCCAGTGGTCGTCCGCCGCTGCCCAGGCAGCTCAGTCCCCTGCAGAAGGCCGAACTGGTCGATCTGCTCGACTATCTGCGAACTGAAGTGCTGAGCGCCGTGAGCAGTCCGACGGATGAGATGCATACGAGTCAGGGAGACTTTGTCCGCGTGCAGCACATACAGTGGCTGCGACTGGAATCGCTCTCGCCGGAAATCTCGCGGATGATCAATGAGCTGATCAATCCCGATGACAAGTAA
- a CDS encoding response regulator: MVAIRRLDACLLIAEDDDAFRQTVVEIVEPYFRTIAVPSGEQAIQVVESTPVHLALFDLNMHLLSGLDAIRWLRDHHLGFPCILMSADVTDEIELQAHQLKTFSVLRKPVRRAQLLDTIHCALEL; encoded by the coding sequence GTGGTTGCGATCAGGCGTCTGGATGCCTGCCTGCTCATTGCGGAAGACGATGACGCGTTTCGACAGACGGTGGTCGAAATCGTGGAGCCGTACTTCCGGACAATCGCCGTGCCCTCTGGCGAACAGGCGATTCAGGTTGTCGAGTCGACCCCCGTGCACCTGGCGCTGTTCGACCTCAATATGCACCTGTTGTCAGGGCTGGATGCCATTCGCTGGCTGCGCGATCATCACCTCGGTTTCCCCTGCATTCTGATGAGTGCGGACGTGACCGACGAAATCGAATTGCAGGCGCATCAGCTAAAGACCTTTTCGGTTCTGCGGAAACCGGTCCGTCGGGCGCAGTTGCTGGATACCATCCACTGCGCTTTGGAGCTATAG
- the hemC gene encoding hydroxymethylbilane synthase: MTESQPRRIRIATRESQLALWQANHVAEQIRRVDPECDVQLVPMTTAGDRDRQTSLPQMGGQGVFTKEVQRAVLDGVADIAVHSLKDLPTDETPGLALAGIPPRAPRFDALILKPDGPQTLDDLPPQARIGTSSPRRRSQLLRLRPDFQLLEIRGNVETRLKKVEQGEYDAIVLAEAGLRRLGLQDCITVILAPPIMYPAVGQAALGIECRDNDEYCRQILEGLTDAHTQAEVLAERACLAALRAGCHAPVGVRSTVHGETLTLEAVVLSQDGADFFQVQAVGSTANPRQVGIDAAQLLIQEGAGAVL; encoded by the coding sequence GTGACGGAATCTCAACCTCGACGCATTCGCATTGCCACTCGGGAAAGCCAGCTCGCGTTGTGGCAGGCCAATCATGTGGCCGAGCAAATTCGTCGAGTCGACCCCGAATGCGACGTGCAACTGGTCCCCATGACCACCGCCGGGGATCGCGACCGTCAGACATCGCTGCCGCAAATGGGGGGGCAGGGAGTCTTCACCAAAGAAGTGCAACGGGCGGTTCTGGATGGAGTCGCCGACATCGCCGTGCATTCCTTGAAGGATCTGCCAACCGATGAAACGCCAGGTCTGGCCCTCGCGGGAATTCCTCCCCGAGCGCCGCGGTTCGACGCCCTGATTCTGAAGCCTGACGGTCCCCAGACGCTCGATGACCTCCCCCCACAGGCACGCATCGGCACCAGCAGCCCGCGACGGCGGTCACAATTGCTGCGCTTGCGACCCGACTTCCAACTGCTGGAAATCCGTGGCAACGTCGAAACACGTTTGAAGAAGGTCGAACAGGGTGAGTACGACGCGATCGTGTTAGCCGAGGCCGGGCTGCGGCGGCTCGGACTACAAGACTGCATCACCGTCATTCTCGCACCGCCGATCATGTATCCCGCAGTCGGTCAGGCGGCGCTGGGCATCGAATGCCGCGACAACGACGAATATTGTCGGCAGATTCTCGAAGGTCTTACCGATGCTCACACGCAGGCGGAAGTGCTGGCGGAACGGGCCTGTCTGGCGGCACTGCGGGCAGGCTGCCATGCCCCGGTCGGCGTGCGTTCGACGGTCCATGGTGAGACCCTCACTCTGGAAGCGGTAGTTCTCAGCCAGGATGGAGCGGATTTTTTCCAGGTTCAGGCCGTCGGTTCAACTGCGAACCCGCGTCAGGTCGGGATCGACGCGGCTCAATTACTCATCCAGGAAGGTGCGGGGGCGGTGCTTTGA